A genomic window from Sphingobacterium spiritivorum includes:
- a CDS encoding SelT/SelW/SelH family protein, protein MKPNITIEYCPKCGWMLRAAYMAQELLTTFTEELNGVTLKPSELSGRYLITVDKTEIFDRKRMGRFPEIKELKQLVRDIVATDKDLGHSDRKSDG, encoded by the coding sequence ATGAAGCCAAACATTACAATAGAATACTGCCCCAAATGCGGATGGATGTTACGTGCAGCATACATGGCGCAGGAGCTCCTGACTACCTTTACCGAAGAACTGAACGGTGTAACTCTGAAACCCAGCGAACTAAGCGGGCGCTACCTTATCACTGTAGATAAAACGGAGATTTTTGACCGTAAACGCATGGGACGTTTTCCTGAAATAAAAGAATTAAAACAATTGGTTCGTGATATCGTTGCCACAGATAAAGATCTCGGGCATTCTGACAGAAAATCAGACGGATAG
- a CDS encoding SusC/RagA family TonB-linked outer membrane protein yields MNLKIHHFLILIVGILIPSYLHAQNITVSGKVTDEQNQPLSGVTITEIAGTHTTQTDQNGAFSLQISSAEAKLRITFVGYESQTQTVKSGQQLAISLKSENTQLTEVVVTALGISREKKALGYAVQEVKSTELQTRPTNALSAISGKVAGLQVVSSGGNIGGSTRVLLRGINSIAGNNQPLYVVDGTPMDNSDLNSSATINGSAGKDVGNMIQDLNPDDIENISVLKGPSAAALYGSRAANGVILITTKRAAKGERVDISLNTGVDFENIVRLPKRQKLYGQGYATTFPTATINGTEYKIVDYASDESWGPRLDGTPVLQWYSLNPEDEANYLKPTPWSYPKNDVNYFFKTGISNTNNLSIAGTSGSTNYRFSYTNKNVSGTIPNSSLDRNTLNFSGGTQLGNLKITSTLNYIKNSSLGKPWSGASNRNIMLEAFQWGAVQVDYKILENYKRADGTPLAWNRTGWQNTPAAEATRFIDNPYWSAYESYMEESRDRFYGNFGLQYDINNWLTVGAKVHGDIYSFNYQDRIAVYSRSASQYEESSNKLNEYNYEFLATAKKNWDKFSLVANIGANLRDQQRKVDYAITQGGLIVPEYYNLKNASSVKVDNNRFHKRVSSLYGSFSLGYNDLLYIDGTVRNDWSSTLPVDDNSFIYPSFTGSFIFSQLEGIKNLDWLSFGKLRLGWAQVGNDTDPYQLYKVYGVDLSFDGLPSTSLQNQLNNPLLKPEITTSWETGLNLQFLKNRVGIDVTYYNNSSRNQIIPLPVSPAFGYEYKIINAGKINNKGIEITLNGTPVKSQNLEWNSTLNWSRNRNKVIKLSDDANTYTLSNSLVSLVAREGEQYGQLLGYDFVKTDDGRRVVQADGTYMRTSQLVPLGSVLPDYIFGFQNQFRYKNLSLGFLIDGRVGGSFFSQTYKVGMYAGILDRTAENNIRETGVVLDGVKGNVVFNPDGSYTVSNISENDTRITAQQWARNEYNGPTTFSIFDGTFIKLREVTVGYTFKLKNNTFVKNLGVSVYGRNLWNIYTKSKYIDPEFTNSGGNVQGIEGGNIPTPVTYGFNVNLKF; encoded by the coding sequence ATGAATTTAAAGATTCATCACTTCCTTATTCTTATCGTCGGGATACTGATTCCGTCTTACCTGCATGCGCAGAATATCACAGTATCCGGAAAAGTAACAGACGAACAAAATCAACCTCTATCCGGAGTGACCATCACTGAAATAGCCGGTACACATACGACACAGACGGATCAGAACGGAGCTTTTTCGCTTCAGATCTCCTCTGCAGAAGCAAAATTACGCATCACTTTTGTAGGATATGAGTCTCAGACACAGACAGTCAAAAGCGGACAGCAACTGGCGATCAGTCTGAAAAGTGAAAACACACAACTTACAGAAGTAGTAGTAACTGCACTCGGTATATCCCGTGAGAAAAAAGCATTGGGGTATGCGGTACAGGAAGTCAAATCTACGGAACTGCAAACCCGTCCAACAAATGCACTAAGCGCTATTTCAGGAAAAGTTGCCGGCCTACAGGTTGTTTCATCAGGAGGTAACATAGGCGGTTCTACCCGCGTATTGCTGCGAGGTATCAACTCTATTGCCGGGAACAATCAACCTCTCTATGTCGTAGATGGTACGCCAATGGACAACAGCGACCTTAACAGCAGCGCGACTATAAATGGAAGCGCAGGAAAAGATGTCGGAAATATGATCCAGGATCTTAATCCGGATGATATCGAGAATATCTCGGTACTAAAAGGACCTTCCGCAGCAGCACTTTACGGATCCAGAGCAGCTAACGGGGTGATCCTGATCACCACAAAAAGAGCCGCTAAAGGTGAACGTGTAGATATCAGCCTCAATACAGGAGTAGATTTTGAAAATATCGTACGACTTCCTAAAAGACAGAAATTATATGGTCAGGGATATGCTACTACATTCCCGACAGCGACTATCAACGGTACAGAATACAAAATTGTAGATTATGCATCTGATGAAAGCTGGGGTCCTCGCCTGGATGGAACACCGGTATTACAATGGTATAGCCTGAATCCGGAAGATGAAGCAAATTACCTCAAACCGACTCCATGGTCCTACCCTAAGAATGATGTAAATTATTTCTTCAAAACGGGTATTTCCAATACGAATAACCTGTCTATAGCAGGAACAAGTGGAAGTACAAACTACAGATTTTCGTATACCAACAAGAATGTATCCGGTACAATCCCTAATTCCAGCCTGGATCGCAATACATTGAATTTTTCAGGAGGAACACAATTAGGCAATCTGAAGATCACTTCGACACTCAACTATATCAAAAATTCCTCTCTCGGTAAACCCTGGAGCGGAGCTTCTAACCGTAATATTATGCTGGAAGCCTTCCAGTGGGGAGCAGTGCAGGTGGACTACAAAATATTAGAAAACTATAAACGTGCAGATGGTACTCCGCTGGCATGGAACCGTACAGGCTGGCAAAATACCCCGGCTGCAGAAGCAACCAGATTTATTGACAATCCGTACTGGTCTGCATATGAAAGCTATATGGAAGAGAGCCGGGATCGCTTTTACGGTAATTTCGGATTACAATATGATATCAATAACTGGTTGACCGTAGGCGCAAAAGTACATGGTGATATCTACAGCTTTAATTATCAGGATCGCATAGCAGTATACTCCCGCTCCGCTTCCCAATACGAAGAATCCAGTAATAAGCTGAATGAATACAACTACGAATTCCTCGCTACAGCCAAAAAGAACTGGGATAAATTCTCTTTAGTAGCTAACATCGGCGCAAACTTACGCGATCAGCAACGGAAAGTAGATTATGCCATCACACAGGGCGGGCTGATAGTACCTGAGTATTATAACTTGAAAAATGCATCCAGTGTCAAAGTGGATAATAACCGCTTTCACAAAAGAGTATCTTCCCTATACGGTAGCTTCTCTTTAGGATACAATGATTTACTATATATTGATGGTACGGTGCGCAACGACTGGTCCTCTACTCTACCAGTCGATGATAATTCATTTATCTACCCATCATTCACAGGAAGTTTTATCTTCAGTCAGTTAGAAGGTATTAAAAATCTGGATTGGCTTTCCTTCGGTAAATTACGTCTGGGATGGGCACAGGTCGGAAATGATACAGATCCTTACCAATTATACAAAGTGTATGGCGTAGATCTGTCATTTGACGGACTCCCTTCCACAAGTTTACAGAATCAGCTGAACAATCCGTTGCTGAAACCGGAGATTACGACTTCATGGGAAACCGGTCTGAATCTGCAATTTCTTAAAAACAGAGTCGGAATTGATGTAACGTACTATAACAACAGCTCCCGAAACCAGATCATTCCTTTACCAGTCTCTCCGGCTTTCGGATATGAATACAAAATTATCAATGCCGGAAAGATTAATAATAAAGGTATAGAAATAACGCTGAACGGCACACCTGTTAAATCTCAAAATCTGGAGTGGAACAGTACATTAAACTGGTCCCGCAATAGAAATAAAGTAATCAAGCTATCCGATGATGCCAATACGTATACACTGAGCAATTCACTGGTCAGTCTGGTTGCCAGAGAAGGTGAGCAATACGGACAATTGTTAGGGTATGATTTTGTAAAAACAGATGATGGCAGAAGAGTTGTTCAGGCAGATGGTACGTATATGAGAACATCACAACTCGTACCATTGGGATCTGTACTCCCTGACTATATATTTGGCTTTCAAAACCAGTTCCGCTACAAAAACTTAAGTTTAGGATTTTTGATCGATGGACGTGTAGGCGGAAGCTTCTTCTCTCAAACGTACAAAGTAGGTATGTATGCAGGTATATTAGATCGTACCGCAGAAAATAATATCCGTGAAACAGGCGTCGTATTAGATGGTGTCAAAGGTAATGTCGTTTTCAATCCGGATGGTTCTTATACCGTATCCAATATCTCAGAAAATGACACCCGCATTACAGCTCAGCAATGGGCTCGTAACGAGTACAACGGTCCGACTACGTTCTCCATCTTTGACGGAACCTTTATCAAGCTGCGTGAAGTAACAGTCGGCTATACATTCAAGCTAAAGAACAATACATTCGTTAAAAATCTTGGTGTTTCAGTCTATGGCCGTAACCTTTGGAATATCTATACTAAAAGCAAGTATATCGATCCTGAATTTACCAATAGCGGAGGCAATGTACAAGGTATAGAAGGAGGAAACATTCCTACCCCGGTAACTTATGGTTTTAATGTTAATCTTAAATTCTAA
- a CDS encoding SbcC/MukB-like Walker B domain-containing protein, with the protein MLPIYLSIEGLYSYQEKQEIDFTKLTEAGLFGIFGNVGSGKSSILEAISFALYGNTERLNSKENRSYNMLNLKSAAATIIFDFINFENRRFRFAVHWKRKKKFDQTSTIERVAYEWLQHNWVPMESADATHITNLTYQNFKRTIIIPQGQFKEFLDLKGKDRSDMMKEIFNLDKYDLGPKVSLLQIENNRKIEHLQGALSGFEDINSGTIELKKNGLGEAKVLLDQLRSAYQQTENSYKVLSEAKANRENLKEKEEQFAQLKLKQPEILHLEKELDEYEKLVSLFREPLDRIQSLQRDQDQLEIKIQNLLQEKQQTSLTLKEKELSFQKVEKDFRKIEELKIKISDLKNLIQIRTQQSEKSNLQSRLAKGTPILEQTRKEEQVFIADINLQETTLEQLKSVKIETSELMEIDNWYQRHDLLLKNKSALIEKIDLLKLQQEELTGSFTANGYTVDNWESEITHQLQQITADIRALTKQETDLQVQKELGRFADDLHHEEACPLCGSLDHPNPMQIHDVSIQLGELKAKQTEITERQQQLQSLLSQMTRWSTSYQDKKIQLEAAAKELQQADEQLTELRTRFSWENFRWDDRTLFEEQKTALRQSEIQIKEAELLLKSLRVQLAETQSKAAKFERSLNEFTQQIAVIDGLITQHKMQIQAIQIEDYNHNNDQDLLAEIQNAEELIIRTEEQHKTLQAAINQLHTIVASVQGKHTEALENYQNTVQKIDKLNQEILTHIEQQHLPGIRAIQLVLQKNLPVIENRKRIHDYKVAYETLQKQITELMQSSAVQDFDEALFERTKIELEEKKSAHELQIAHTGALERELQRLEDEFEKKGKLLTAFEKLSHRKDNLRTLDNMFKGSGFVNYVSSIHLQRLCDIANQRFHRLTKNQLSLIINEANEFEVIDYLNNGYHRSVKTLSGGQGFQASLCLALALAENIQSLNKADKNFFFIDEGFGTQDAESMNTVFETLQYLNKENRIVGIISHVEELKERIPMSVTVIKDLERGSIVKMSS; encoded by the coding sequence ATGCTACCCATATATTTAAGTATAGAAGGCTTATATTCTTATCAGGAAAAACAAGAAATAGATTTCACCAAACTTACTGAAGCGGGATTATTCGGTATATTCGGAAATGTAGGCTCCGGAAAATCCTCTATTCTCGAAGCGATTAGTTTTGCTCTGTATGGTAACACCGAACGTCTCAATTCCAAAGAGAACAGAAGCTATAATATGCTCAATCTCAAATCTGCAGCAGCGACTATCATCTTTGATTTTATCAATTTTGAAAACCGAAGGTTCAGGTTTGCAGTGCACTGGAAAAGAAAAAAGAAATTTGATCAAACCTCCACAATAGAAAGAGTCGCTTATGAATGGCTGCAGCATAATTGGGTTCCGATGGAATCTGCAGATGCAACCCATATCACCAACCTGACCTACCAGAATTTTAAAAGAACTATCATCATTCCTCAGGGACAGTTTAAGGAATTTCTTGACCTCAAAGGTAAAGACCGTTCGGATATGATGAAGGAAATCTTTAACCTCGATAAATACGATCTGGGGCCAAAAGTATCCTTGCTTCAAATCGAAAACAACAGAAAGATCGAACATCTGCAGGGCGCATTGTCCGGATTTGAAGACATAAATTCAGGAACTATTGAACTGAAGAAAAATGGTTTAGGTGAAGCTAAAGTATTGCTGGACCAATTAAGATCAGCATATCAACAAACCGAAAACAGTTACAAAGTACTGTCTGAAGCGAAAGCAAATCGTGAAAACCTGAAGGAAAAGGAAGAACAATTTGCACAGTTAAAGCTAAAACAGCCCGAAATCCTACATCTGGAAAAAGAACTGGATGAATACGAGAAACTGGTATCACTGTTTCGTGAACCTCTGGACAGAATCCAATCTTTACAACGGGATCAGGATCAGCTGGAAATAAAAATCCAGAATCTGCTACAGGAGAAACAACAAACTTCACTGACACTGAAAGAAAAAGAGCTATCCTTTCAGAAGGTTGAAAAAGATTTCCGGAAAATAGAAGAGCTCAAAATAAAAATCAGTGATCTCAAAAATCTGATTCAGATACGAACCCAACAGTCTGAAAAGAGTAATCTGCAAAGCCGTTTAGCCAAAGGAACACCTATACTGGAACAGACTCGCAAAGAAGAACAGGTCTTTATAGCGGATATAAATCTTCAGGAAACAACCCTTGAACAGTTAAAATCTGTCAAGATCGAAACTTCCGAACTGATGGAAATAGACAACTGGTACCAGCGTCATGATCTGCTCCTGAAAAACAAATCTGCTCTGATCGAAAAGATTGATCTGCTGAAATTGCAGCAGGAAGAATTAACAGGTTCATTTACTGCTAACGGGTATACAGTAGACAACTGGGAATCTGAAATCACCCATCAGCTCCAGCAGATTACTGCCGATATCAGAGCGTTAACTAAACAGGAGACTGATTTACAGGTACAAAAAGAACTCGGTCGGTTTGCAGACGACCTTCATCATGAAGAAGCCTGCCCTCTCTGCGGATCTTTGGATCATCCGAATCCTATGCAGATACACGATGTCAGCATACAGTTAGGAGAATTAAAAGCAAAACAAACGGAGATAACAGAAAGACAGCAGCAACTGCAATCACTTCTCAGTCAGATGACCAGATGGAGTACATCCTATCAGGACAAAAAAATACAACTGGAAGCAGCGGCAAAAGAATTGCAACAGGCAGATGAACAACTCACAGAACTACGTACCCGATTCAGCTGGGAAAATTTCCGTTGGGACGATCGCACGTTATTTGAAGAACAAAAAACAGCTTTAAGACAAAGTGAAATACAGATAAAAGAAGCAGAGCTCCTGCTAAAATCATTGCGTGTACAGCTGGCAGAGACTCAGAGTAAAGCAGCAAAATTCGAGCGCTCATTAAATGAGTTCACTCAACAGATTGCCGTCATAGATGGCCTGATCACTCAGCATAAGATGCAGATACAAGCTATTCAGATTGAAGATTACAACCACAATAACGATCAGGATCTCTTAGCAGAAATACAAAATGCAGAAGAGCTGATAATTCGCACGGAAGAACAACATAAAACCCTGCAGGCTGCAATCAATCAACTCCACACGATAGTCGCATCTGTACAAGGAAAACATACAGAAGCACTGGAGAACTACCAGAATACAGTACAAAAGATCGACAAGCTTAATCAGGAAATACTTACCCACATCGAGCAGCAACATTTACCAGGTATCAGAGCCATTCAGCTTGTATTGCAAAAAAATCTGCCCGTCATAGAAAACAGAAAACGTATACACGATTATAAAGTTGCCTATGAAACACTTCAAAAACAAATTACTGAACTTATGCAAAGCAGTGCCGTTCAGGATTTTGATGAAGCACTGTTCGAACGTACCAAAATCGAATTAGAAGAAAAGAAATCAGCACATGAGTTGCAGATCGCACATACAGGAGCATTAGAACGCGAATTGCAACGTTTGGAAGATGAGTTTGAGAAAAAGGGAAAACTGCTGACAGCATTTGAGAAGCTGAGCCATCGCAAAGATAATCTGCGCACACTTGACAACATGTTTAAAGGCTCGGGATTTGTCAATTACGTGTCGAGTATACATTTACAACGCTTATGTGATATTGCAAATCAGCGTTTCCACCGGCTGACCAAAAATCAGCTCAGCCTGATTATCAATGAAGCCAACGAATTTGAGGTCATCGACTACCTCAACAATGGCTATCACCGTTCTGTAAAAACACTTTCAGGAGGGCAGGGATTTCAGGCCTCCCTTTGCCTGGCATTAGCATTAGCCGAAAATATACAGTCGCTCAATAAGGCAGATAAAAATTTCTTTTTTATAGATGAAGGTTTCGGCACACAGGATGCAGAAAGTATGAATACCGTATTCGAAACATTACAATATCTCAATAAGGAAAACAGAATAGTAGGTATCATTTCGCATGTGGAAGAATTGAAAGAACGTATTCCCATGTCCGTAACAGTTATCAAAGATTTGGAAAGAGGAAGTATAGTTAAAATGAGTTCCTGA
- a CDS encoding lipase family protein, translating into MKYPILLVVIGLFTSFTYAQSLKPGFEKEEYRTMLTLMSQVKEHPVYQDFTLRYTSPVMGLENRWWLWTSDEHKQAVIGIRGTVSSSESWLANFYAAMIPAKGQLQLDDSRIFEYNFSQDPKAAVHVGWTFSTGFLSADILPHLDSCYKAGIKDIYITGHSQGGAISYLLTSHLRHLQQQGQLPADIQFKTYSSAAPKVGNLYYAYQYEADTQIGWAFNVINTMDWVPETPFSVQKLDDFNEINPFPQLEKAIQKQSFGKKIVIKHYLNRIKKPTEKSQKNIEKLLGHKVFTFLKKKYPHLVEPKYFPSSNYMRAGQHIVLKPDSSYTSSFPDDIKQPFMHHSFKSYFYLLDKL; encoded by the coding sequence ATGAAATACCCGATTCTGTTAGTTGTCATTGGTCTCTTTACTTCATTTACATATGCACAATCCCTGAAACCCGGTTTTGAGAAAGAGGAATACAGAACCATGCTCACCTTAATGAGTCAGGTCAAAGAACATCCCGTATATCAGGATTTTACTCTGAGATACACATCACCAGTAATGGGACTGGAAAACAGATGGTGGCTGTGGACCAGTGATGAACATAAGCAGGCCGTAATAGGGATAAGAGGAACAGTTTCAAGTTCAGAAAGCTGGCTGGCTAACTTCTATGCCGCTATGATTCCTGCCAAAGGTCAGTTACAGTTAGATGATTCCCGAATATTTGAATATAATTTTTCACAAGATCCCAAAGCAGCAGTTCATGTAGGATGGACATTCAGCACGGGTTTTCTCTCTGCAGATATTTTACCCCATCTGGATTCCTGTTATAAAGCAGGCATAAAAGACATCTATATTACCGGCCATAGTCAGGGTGGAGCCATCAGCTACCTCTTGACTTCCCATCTTCGTCATCTGCAACAGCAGGGACAATTACCGGCAGATATACAGTTCAAAACATACAGCTCTGCAGCTCCAAAAGTGGGCAATCTGTACTATGCCTATCAATATGAAGCTGATACACAGATCGGATGGGCTTTCAATGTAATCAATACAATGGATTGGGTTCCGGAAACACCGTTCTCCGTACAAAAATTAGATGATTTTAATGAGATTAATCCTTTTCCACAATTGGAGAAAGCAATACAAAAGCAATCCTTTGGCAAAAAGATTGTTATAAAACATTATCTTAATAGGATAAAAAAACCTACAGAAAAAAGTCAGAAAAATATAGAAAAATTGCTGGGACATAAAGTTTTCACTTTTCTCAAAAAAAAATACCCCCATTTAGTAGAACCAAAATACTTTCCGTCATCCAATTATATGCGGGCAGGACAACATATTGTCTTAAAGCCAGATAGCAGCTACACAAGCTCTTTTCCTGATGACATAAAACAACCCTTTATGCATCATAGCTTCAAATCCTATTTCTATTTACTCGATAAACTCTGA
- a CDS encoding alpha/beta hydrolase, translating into MKHSTLLAVFILLFQGILLAQYDLKKDVTYYPETKSKTAEYERCKLDFYYPVDKKDFATILWFHGGGLTGGQKEIPEYLKNRGMAVVGIGYRLSPQAHVEGIIEDAAAAIAWVFNHIEEYGGSRRLVFVSGHSAGGYLGMMTTLDKQYLKKYNIDADQIAGLIPFSGQAITHFTSRQEQGIGEKQPTIDRFAPLFHVRQDAPPILLITGDRELEMLGRYEENAYLQRMLKISGHKDVRLLELQGFGHNMQYPAYPLLIKEVEERTKKILQK; encoded by the coding sequence ATGAAACACTCTACACTTCTTGCTGTTTTTATTTTGCTTTTTCAGGGTATACTTTTAGCGCAATACGACCTGAAAAAAGATGTTACTTATTATCCGGAGACAAAGAGTAAAACGGCAGAATATGAAAGATGTAAACTTGATTTTTATTACCCTGTAGATAAGAAAGATTTTGCTACTATCCTCTGGTTTCACGGAGGAGGACTGACAGGAGGTCAGAAAGAAATTCCGGAATATTTGAAAAACCGCGGAATGGCAGTAGTGGGGATAGGGTACCGTCTTTCCCCTCAGGCTCATGTCGAAGGTATTATTGAAGATGCTGCTGCAGCAATTGCATGGGTATTCAACCATATTGAGGAGTATGGTGGTTCCAGACGACTTGTTTTTGTATCGGGACATTCAGCAGGCGGATATCTGGGTATGATGACGACTTTAGATAAACAGTATCTGAAGAAGTATAATATAGATGCGGATCAGATAGCCGGATTAATACCTTTCAGCGGACAGGCGATTACACATTTCACGAGTCGTCAGGAGCAGGGTATAGGAGAGAAACAACCTACTATAGATCGTTTTGCACCCTTATTTCATGTTCGTCAGGATGCGCCTCCGATATTATTAATAACAGGTGACAGAGAACTTGAGATGTTGGGCAGATATGAAGAGAATGCCTACCTGCAGCGTATGTTGAAAATATCAGGACATAAAGATGTCCGCCTGTTAGAACTTCAGGGATTCGGGCATAATATGCAGTATCCTGCTTATCCGCTGTTAATAAAGGAAGTGGAGGAAAGAACAAAAAAGATTTTACAGAAATAA
- a CDS encoding metallophosphoesterase family protein translates to MKILHTGDWHLGKKLDFFTRIEEQRVVLEEICNIADEEQVDAVIVAGDLFDTFNPPVEAVDLLYKTLKRLANNGTRPVLAIAGNHDSPDRINAPDALARECGIIFMGYPDTTIKPIQIENGFTITRSDLGFIELQLPKHSSPLRILSTPFANEIRLKQYLGITDKAENLNEVLKNTWRQLADSYADKYGVNILVTHLYMLKRGGEILEEPDGEKPIKIGNADIVYSDGIPLQIQYTALGHLHRYQNIGGHLAPVVYSGSPLAYSFSEAGQEKKVVIIEAEANRQVQIKTRNLQSGRRLYRKRFEDTDEAVSWLQTHPNALVELTLVSETFATSQDLKRIHAAHDGIIHIIPVVRQQEQQLSAAAHINLEQDIQDLFKDYFKSRYGQEVNDELISLFNEVLNSTNDTED, encoded by the coding sequence ATGAAGATACTGCATACGGGCGATTGGCATCTAGGTAAAAAACTGGACTTCTTCACAAGAATAGAAGAACAACGTGTCGTGCTCGAAGAAATATGTAACATTGCGGATGAAGAGCAGGTAGATGCAGTGATTGTCGCAGGTGATCTTTTTGATACTTTCAATCCTCCGGTCGAAGCCGTAGACCTGTTATACAAGACCCTTAAGAGACTTGCGAACAACGGAACGAGACCTGTATTGGCTATAGCTGGCAATCACGATAGTCCGGACCGTATAAATGCGCCGGATGCTCTGGCTCGTGAATGCGGAATTATATTCATGGGATATCCTGACACCACGATCAAGCCTATACAAATAGAAAACGGATTTACGATTACACGATCTGACCTTGGCTTTATAGAACTGCAGTTGCCAAAGCATTCTTCTCCCTTGCGCATACTCTCCACTCCCTTTGCAAATGAAATTCGTCTCAAACAATACCTCGGGATTACTGATAAAGCAGAGAATCTGAATGAGGTACTCAAAAATACATGGCGACAACTGGCTGATAGCTATGCGGATAAATATGGTGTCAATATCCTGGTTACCCATCTCTACATGCTCAAGCGAGGAGGCGAAATACTCGAAGAACCGGATGGAGAGAAGCCTATCAAAATAGGAAATGCAGATATCGTATATTCTGATGGCATACCTTTACAAATACAATACACCGCTCTTGGGCATCTCCATCGCTATCAGAATATAGGCGGACACCTCGCCCCAGTAGTCTACAGCGGCAGTCCGCTCGCCTATTCATTTTCAGAAGCAGGACAGGAAAAGAAAGTGGTGATTATAGAAGCAGAAGCAAACAGGCAGGTACAGATAAAGACACGCAATCTCCAATCCGGACGCAGACTTTACCGCAAACGCTTTGAAGATACAGACGAAGCAGTATCGTGGTTGCAGACGCATCCCAATGCATTGGTCGAACTGACACTGGTAAGCGAAACATTTGCAACATCACAGGATCTGAAACGCATACATGCAGCACATGACGGAATTATCCATATCATACCGGTGGTCAGACAACAGGAACAACAACTGTCTGCTGCAGCGCATATCAATCTCGAACAGGATATACAGGATCTTTTCAAAGATTATTTTAAATCCAGATACGGACAAGAGGTCAATGATGAACTGATCTCTTTATTTAACGAAGTTTTGAACAGTACCAACGATACAGAAGACTAA
- a CDS encoding c-type cytochrome: MRLQKIAIISVIFSAIIALSAFIPAPQPAQEKKAKNLKVLPKNISNEELDKVMDDFKVALGVKCNFCHAKSSTDPQKMDFASDENPHKEIARSMMKMTQKINKKYFTHKDEKSGTIAQISCMTCHNGKKHPEVVSL; encoded by the coding sequence ATGAGACTCCAAAAAATAGCCATAATATCTGTTATTTTCTCTGCCATTATTGCCTTGAGTGCATTCATTCCGGCTCCTCAGCCTGCGCAGGAAAAAAAAGCAAAAAACCTGAAAGTACTTCCCAAAAATATAAGTAACGAGGAGCTGGACAAAGTTATGGATGACTTTAAGGTAGCCCTGGGCGTAAAGTGCAATTTCTGTCATGCTAAAAGTAGTACTGACCCTCAGAAAATGGACTTTGCAAGCGATGAAAATCCACATAAGGAAATTGCCAGAAGTATGATGAAGATGACGCAGAAGATCAATAAAAAGTACTTCACACATAAAGACGAAAAATCAGGAACAATAGCCCAGATAAGTTGTATGACATGCCATAATGGTAAAAAACACCCTGAAGTGGTGTCCTTATAA